One window from the genome of Streptomyces sp. NBC_00708 encodes:
- a CDS encoding lytic transglycosylase domain-containing protein, with the protein MRFNGTMRRGLGGTAAAVAAMAALTASQAPQLVAHKETPKHRQEADDVTWSEVPNDDSYHTELPPLKSPKPPRKGEKQSPAAKQSWAEAGIPATVLAAYRRAESTMGHSDPGCRLPWQLLAAIGKVESGHAAGGRVDKNGTTVSPILGPVLNGAGFANIADTDGGAFDGDATYDRAVGPMQFIPSTWAHWGRDGNGDGRRDPNNVYDAALAAGAYLCAGTRDLSIPSDMNRAILSYNHSETYLRTVLSWLGFYLKGIHPVADGAGPIPKSPGAGSPNKPKHPVGGSGSKDGGGIEVGPQPSTRPTTPGTHDPDPSTTPDPDPTDTTGPSPDPSDPGSPDPSITPDPSPTTTKPDPGCTTTGPTPDPTETTDPSGSPSPDPTDTDEPCTSPTLPPTAD; encoded by the coding sequence ATGAGGTTCAACGGCACCATGCGCCGCGGACTGGGCGGCACGGCGGCCGCCGTTGCCGCGATGGCCGCGCTCACGGCGTCCCAGGCACCCCAGCTCGTCGCCCACAAGGAGACCCCGAAGCACCGGCAGGAGGCCGACGACGTCACGTGGTCCGAGGTCCCGAACGATGACTCGTACCACACCGAACTCCCGCCGCTGAAAAGCCCGAAGCCGCCCAGGAAGGGCGAGAAGCAGAGCCCGGCGGCCAAGCAGTCGTGGGCCGAGGCAGGTATTCCCGCCACTGTGCTCGCCGCCTACCGCAGGGCCGAGAGCACGATGGGGCACAGCGATCCCGGCTGCCGGCTGCCCTGGCAGTTACTGGCGGCGATCGGCAAGGTCGAGTCCGGGCACGCGGCCGGCGGCCGGGTCGACAAGAACGGCACGACCGTCTCGCCGATCCTCGGCCCGGTCCTCAACGGCGCCGGGTTCGCCAACATCGCGGACACCGACGGCGGCGCGTTCGACGGGGACGCGACGTACGACCGGGCGGTGGGCCCGATGCAGTTCATCCCCTCGACCTGGGCGCACTGGGGCCGGGACGGCAACGGCGACGGACGCCGCGACCCGAACAACGTGTACGACGCGGCGCTGGCCGCCGGCGCCTATCTGTGCGCGGGGACGCGCGACCTGTCGATCCCCTCCGACATGAACCGGGCGATCCTCAGCTACAACCACTCGGAGACGTATCTGCGCACGGTGCTGTCCTGGCTGGGGTTCTACCTCAAGGGGATCCACCCGGTCGCCGACGGCGCGGGCCCGATCCCGAAGAGCCCCGGCGCGGGCAGCCCGAACAAGCCCAAGCACCCCGTGGGCGGGTCCGGTTCCAAGGACGGCGGCGGCATCGAGGTCGGCCCGCAGCCCAGCACCCGCCCCACCACACCCGGCACCCACGACCCGGACCCGAGCACCACCCCGGACCCCGACCCGACGGACACCACCGGCCCCTCGCCCGATCCGTCGGACCCCGGTTCCCCGGACCCGAGCATCACGCCGGACCCGAGCCCGACCACGACGAAGCCGGACCCGGGCTGCACGACGACCGGCCCGACGCCCGACCCGACGGAGACCACCGACCCCAGCGGCTCGCCCTCGCCCGACCCCACGGACACCGACGAGCCCTGCACCAGCCCCACCCTGCCGCCCACGGCGGACTAG
- a CDS encoding ATP-dependent DNA ligase gives MDLPVMPPVKPMLAKSVKRIPPGMQYEGKWDGFRAIVHRDGDEVVIGSRTGKPLTRYFPELVTAFRENLPERCVVDGEIVVAHDGRLDFDRLGERIHPADSRVRLLAEQTPAALIAFDLLALGDDSLLDTPQADRRRVLEAALAGASAPVYLAPSTTDPARAQEWFEQYEGAGLDGVVAKPLDAPYRPDVRSMYKIKHERTADCVVAGYRFHKSGPVVGSLLLGLYDDSGALQHVGVCAAFPMKRRAELVTELEPLLTGAEDHPWRAWAEAEAHEGARLPGAPSRWSGKKDMSWVPLRPERVCEVAYDHMEGDRFRHTAQWRRWRPDRTPDSCTYAQLEEVVRYDLAQVLAGGG, from the coding sequence ATGGATCTGCCGGTGATGCCACCCGTGAAGCCGATGCTCGCCAAGTCCGTGAAGCGGATTCCGCCGGGCATGCAGTACGAGGGCAAGTGGGACGGCTTCCGGGCGATCGTGCACCGGGACGGTGACGAGGTGGTGATCGGCAGCCGGACCGGCAAGCCGCTCACCCGGTACTTCCCCGAGCTGGTCACCGCCTTCCGGGAGAACCTGCCGGAGCGCTGCGTGGTGGACGGCGAGATCGTCGTCGCGCACGACGGGCGGCTGGACTTCGACCGGCTCGGCGAGCGCATCCACCCGGCCGACTCCCGGGTGCGGCTGCTGGCCGAGCAGACGCCGGCCGCGCTGATCGCCTTCGATCTCCTGGCGCTGGGCGACGACTCGCTCCTGGACACCCCGCAGGCGGACCGGCGCAGGGTCCTGGAGGCGGCGCTCGCCGGGGCCTCGGCGCCGGTGTACCTGGCCCCGTCGACGACCGATCCGGCCCGCGCCCAGGAGTGGTTCGAGCAGTACGAGGGCGCGGGTCTCGACGGGGTCGTGGCGAAGCCGCTCGACGCGCCGTACCGGCCGGACGTCCGGTCCATGTACAAGATCAAGCACGAGCGGACCGCCGACTGCGTGGTGGCCGGCTACCGCTTCCACAAGAGCGGCCCGGTCGTCGGCTCGCTGCTGCTGGGCCTGTACGACGACAGCGGCGCGCTCCAGCACGTCGGGGTGTGCGCGGCCTTCCCGATGAAGCGCCGCGCCGAACTCGTCACCGAGCTGGAGCCCCTGCTGACCGGTGCCGAGGACCACCCGTGGCGCGCCTGGGCCGAGGCCGAGGCGCACGAGGGCGCCCGGCTGCCCGGCGCCCCGAGCCGCTGGTCCGGCAAGAAGGACATGTCCTGGGTGCCGCTGCGGCCGGAGCGGGTCTGCGAGGTGGCGTACGACCACATGGAGGGCGACCGGTTCCGGCACACGGCCCAGTGGCGCCGCTGGCGGCCGGACCGCACCCCGGACAGCTGCACGTACGCGCAGCTGGAGGAGGTCGTGCGCTACGACCTCGCCCAGGTGCTGGCGGGCGGCGGCTGA
- the ligD gene encoding non-homologous end-joining DNA ligase codes for MELEAAGRPVRLSNPDKVYFPEKGYTKRDVAEYFLAVGPGILRALRNRPTTLQRFVDGVEGEFFYQKRAPKNLPDWIPTTEISFPSGRSAREMCPTEVAAVLWAANLGTLTFHPWPVRGGDTDHPDELRIDLDPQPGTDYADAVRAARELRGVLDEHGLRGWPKTSGGRGLHVFVPIEPRWTFTEVRRAAIAVGRELESRMPDRVTTAWWKEERGERIFVDYNQTARDRTIASAYSVRPFPHAPVSAPLRWEELDDAEPRDFDLRTMPVRYAEHGDVHADMDQEAFRLDSLLELADRHASDGGPGDLPYPPEYPKMPGEPKRVQPSRARRDKDDEA; via the coding sequence GTGGAGCTGGAAGCGGCCGGACGGCCGGTCCGGCTGTCCAACCCCGACAAGGTCTACTTCCCGGAGAAGGGCTACACGAAGAGGGACGTCGCCGAGTACTTCCTCGCCGTCGGCCCCGGCATCCTGCGCGCCCTGCGCAACCGGCCCACCACGCTCCAGCGGTTCGTGGACGGCGTCGAGGGCGAGTTCTTCTACCAGAAGCGCGCCCCCAAGAACCTCCCCGACTGGATCCCCACCACCGAGATCTCCTTCCCGAGCGGGCGGTCCGCCCGGGAGATGTGCCCCACCGAGGTCGCCGCCGTCCTCTGGGCCGCCAACCTCGGCACCCTCACCTTCCACCCCTGGCCGGTCCGGGGCGGGGACACCGACCACCCGGACGAACTGCGCATCGACCTGGACCCGCAGCCCGGCACCGATTACGCCGACGCGGTCCGGGCCGCCCGCGAGCTGCGCGGCGTCCTCGACGAGCACGGGCTGCGCGGCTGGCCCAAGACCTCCGGCGGGCGCGGCCTGCACGTCTTCGTCCCCATCGAGCCGCGCTGGACGTTCACCGAGGTCCGGCGCGCGGCCATCGCGGTCGGCCGCGAGCTGGAGAGCCGGATGCCGGACCGGGTCACCACCGCCTGGTGGAAGGAGGAGCGCGGCGAGCGGATCTTCGTCGACTACAACCAGACCGCCCGCGACCGCACCATCGCCTCCGCCTACTCCGTACGGCCCTTCCCGCACGCCCCGGTCTCCGCCCCGCTGCGCTGGGAGGAGCTGGACGACGCGGAACCCCGCGACTTCGACCTGCGCACCATGCCCGTGCGGTACGCGGAACACGGCGATGTGCACGCCGACATGGACCAGGAGGCGTTCCGCCTCGACTCGCTGCTGGAACTCGCCGACCGCCACGCGAGCGACGGCGGCCCCGGCGACCTGCCCTACCCGCCCGAGTACCCGAAGATGCCCGGCGAGCCGAAGCGCGTGCAGCCGAGCCGCGCCCGCCGCGACAAGGACGACGAGGCGTGA
- a CDS encoding ABC transporter permease: MSEPEHGAHGRPLTRGQKWQGFKESPYFPAIVLLFILSAAAGLFAGSYTYAMANPTPHSVPTAVVSEPDTARGREFVAGMDKALDASLVIHVFPTAAAAREALEEQEVFAIVRSGDRGVSLDVAAASGAAVAQLLAESAVKVGDTLGIPVAVRDVKPLQKGDPRGLALFYISLAAVIVGFVGSIQLSVHARSLIPLERIGFTVAYSLLGAFAIAAVVDWLLGAVDLPFVESWLILAFTMFTSGMVFTMFNTLIGRWAMLPTWGVMVLLGNPSSGGAVSWPLLPSLLGHIGRWLPPGASVNAQHTAVYYQGHQRVFPYLVLAGWALVSCTVFWVWRHRHPGGREHMPQHAATLT; this comes from the coding sequence GTGAGCGAGCCGGAGCACGGGGCGCACGGCCGGCCGCTGACCCGGGGCCAGAAGTGGCAGGGCTTCAAGGAGTCCCCGTACTTCCCGGCGATCGTCCTGCTGTTCATCCTCTCCGCCGCCGCCGGGCTCTTCGCCGGCTCCTACACGTACGCCATGGCCAACCCGACCCCGCACAGCGTCCCCACCGCCGTGGTCAGCGAGCCGGACACCGCGCGCGGCCGGGAGTTCGTCGCCGGGATGGACAAGGCCCTGGACGCCTCCCTGGTCATCCACGTCTTCCCGACGGCCGCCGCCGCGCGCGAGGCGCTGGAGGAGCAGGAGGTCTTCGCGATCGTGCGCTCCGGCGACCGGGGCGTGTCCCTGGACGTGGCCGCCGCCTCCGGTGCGGCCGTCGCCCAGCTGCTCGCCGAGTCCGCCGTGAAGGTGGGGGACACCCTCGGCATCCCCGTCGCCGTGCGGGACGTCAAGCCCCTCCAGAAGGGCGACCCGCGCGGGCTCGCGCTGTTCTACATCTCGCTCGCCGCCGTCATCGTCGGCTTCGTGGGCTCCATCCAGCTCAGCGTGCACGCCCGGTCGTTGATCCCGCTGGAGCGGATCGGCTTCACCGTCGCGTACTCGCTCCTCGGCGCCTTCGCCATCGCCGCCGTCGTCGACTGGCTGCTGGGCGCGGTGGACCTGCCGTTCGTCGAGTCCTGGCTGATCCTCGCGTTCACGATGTTCACCTCCGGCATGGTCTTCACCATGTTCAACACCCTGATCGGCCGCTGGGCGATGCTGCCGACCTGGGGCGTGATGGTGCTCCTGGGCAACCCCTCGTCCGGCGGAGCCGTCTCCTGGCCGCTGCTGCCCTCGCTCCTCGGACACATCGGACGCTGGCTGCCCCCGGGAGCCTCGGTCAACGCCCAGCACACCGCCGTCTACTACCAGGGCCACCAGCGCGTCTTCCCGTATCTGGTGCTGGCGGGCTGGGCACTGGTCTCGTGCACCGTCTTCTGGGTGTGGCGCCACCGGCACCCCGGCGGCCGAGAGCACATGCCGCAGCACGCGGCGACGCTCACCTGA
- a CDS encoding multicopper oxidase domain-containing protein, with the protein MDRRSFSRRMLMGGGVAAAAGVTSLSLPAPQAAAAPSTPRTASFGGAVRHLRMYVEQLADGRMGYGLEKGKATVPGPLIELDEGDTLHIEFVNTLDVPAGLHAHGVDYDIASDGTRMNGSTVEPGSTRTYTWRTHRPGMRRDGTWQPGSAGYWHYHDHAVGSDHGTEGIREGLYGPLIVRRRGDILPDRTITIVFNGMSINNTPAGKTPDFTATLGERLEVVMITHGDFYHTFHLHGHRWADNRTGMLTGPDDPSRVVDTKIVGPADSFGFQVIAGEHVGAGAWMYHCHVQSHADRGMGGMLLVADRDGHVPGHDG; encoded by the coding sequence ATGGACCGCAGAAGCTTCAGCCGACGGATGCTGATGGGTGGCGGGGTCGCCGCGGCGGCGGGGGTGACATCGTTGTCCCTCCCCGCACCCCAGGCCGCCGCCGCCCCGTCCACCCCGCGGACGGCGTCCTTCGGGGGAGCGGTCCGGCACCTGCGCATGTACGTGGAGCAGCTGGCGGACGGCCGGATGGGCTACGGGCTGGAGAAGGGCAAGGCGACCGTGCCGGGCCCGCTGATCGAGCTCGACGAGGGCGACACCCTGCACATCGAGTTCGTCAACACCCTGGACGTGCCGGCCGGTCTCCACGCGCACGGCGTCGACTACGACATCGCCAGCGACGGCACCCGGATGAACGGCAGCACCGTCGAGCCCGGCTCCACCCGCACGTACACCTGGCGCACCCACCGGCCGGGGATGCGCCGCGACGGCACCTGGCAGCCCGGCAGTGCGGGTTACTGGCACTACCACGACCACGCCGTCGGCTCCGACCACGGCACGGAAGGCATCCGCGAGGGGCTCTACGGACCGCTGATCGTCCGGCGCCGGGGCGACATCCTGCCGGACAGGACCATCACGATCGTGTTCAACGGCATGTCGATCAACAACACCCCGGCCGGCAAGACCCCCGACTTCACGGCCACGCTCGGCGAACGGCTCGAAGTCGTCATGATCACGCACGGCGACTTCTACCACACGTTCCATCTGCACGGTCACCGCTGGGCCGACAACCGTACGGGCATGCTCACCGGCCCCGACGACCCCAGCCGGGTCGTCGACACGAAGATCGTCGGCCCGGCGGACTCCTTCGGCTTCCAGGTGATCGCCGGCGAACACGTGGGCGCCGGCGCCTGGATGTACCACTGCCACGTGCAGAGCCACGCCGACCGGGGGATGGGCGGGATGCTGCTCGTCGCCGACCGGGACGGCCATGTGCCCGGACACGACGGGTAG